Below is a genomic region from Spirosoma radiotolerans.
ACAGTCGGCGTAAACCAGCGAATATGGTAGGTATTTTCTTCGTCGGTTTTTACATAAAAAGCAGTTTCAGCAAGGTTATTCTCGGCGGCTATCCGCTGCATCTGCTCATCAGGCAGCCACTCAGCCAGTGGGACAACAGCCGCCGGATTACCCGCAAAAAGCTTGTCGGTAAAGGCATCAAGTTGATAAATTCTCATACGATTAAGGGTGCACAAGGCACGGTTTAGGAAATTAGGACTCTTGATCTTTGGTCAGCAACAGGCTAAATGCCTCAGCCGTGAATGCTGTCAGCGATGGTATAATCAGGTCAGCAACAGCAAATTTGGGGTCACCATACTCAAACGCTGCCGGTACGGCCACGGTACGCATGCCAGCCGAATAAGCCGACGTCAGGCCGCTTCCCGAATCTTCAAAGGTTAGGCAGTTGGCAGGCGATACATTGAGCTTACGGGCCGTACCCAGGTACACGTCGGGAGCCGGTTTATTACGGGCTTCCAGCGTGGCCGAGTGCCAGAGCGTCAGCGCGTCCCGAATGCCCAGCCGATTAACGACCACTTCAATCAAACTCATCGGCGAGGCCGACGCGATGGCCGTTGGAATACCCCGGCTAACAAAAAACTGTAAGGTTTCGATGGCTCCTGGCATAGGTTCGGCCAGCCGCGCGATACGGTCATGGACTCCCTCGGTGATGGCATCGGCCAGATTTTCGAGGCTCCGGCCCGCTGCGGCCTCCTCCGACCAAGGAGCCTTGGCAAACCAGTACCGGACAACTTCCAGAATGGGCATTCCGGTGGTTTGCTTACATTCTTCGTCGGTCAGGTATAGGCCAACGGTATCAAATACCACCCGTTCCATAGCACGCCAGTGAGGCTCAGAGTCCACCAGCAGCCCATCCATATCAAATATTGCTGCGTCTATCAAAATTCGTAAGGTATTAGGTTCTCACTTGATAAATCAACGGGCGTGCTCCGTTTGTTTAGGTTTGGACACGTCATCGACCTCAAGTGTATCGTCGTCAACAATGGTTGTATCGACGGGAACCGTAGCTGTTTTCGTTTTTGTCTCTTGGCCACAGGCCGCGAGTAATCCTGAAAAGGACAAGAGGAAGATAGCCATTAAACAGGCGAATCGTACTCGTTTGGGGCGCATCGCTGGTAGGGTCTTATCGGGCCGGCCATTATACATCTGCCTGCCGAAACGGTTTCACATCCATATTTTCCCAAACGCCCTCCACAATATACGGATCTGTTTTCAAATAGTCTTGCAGATCCGCTTCCGAGTCGAGGTCAAGGATGAGCATGGACCCAATCATGGTTTGTTCGGGATTGAGGAGCGCTCCTCCGAGCACAAACTGCCCTTTCTCTTTTAATTGACGGACATACGCCAGGTGGGCTGGCCGAACGGCCATGCGCCGGTCAAGCGCACCGGGGCCGGTATGATCGTAAGCGTGTACAATGTACTTCATCAAGTAGCCAATTGTTTCGGTAAGCAAGATACCATCTTTCGATGGCCAGCCAATGCTATCGGACTGGATTTTGATCAAAATAAGCCATGGTGAGGTCGTAGAATGTTCTGGCGCCCTATAGTAATTGAATCGCTTCCTTTTCGCCCAACTCGGCCTCCATATCATAATCAGACGTCGTCAACCAAAACGATCATGAAGTCAATGTCCGATTCCTCGTCGTAATCTCCCCGCGCGTAAGAGCCATATAGAATCACATCGCATAACCGATCCCCATAAAACTCCTGCATGGCCTTCTTAAAAGCCCGGACAATGGGGTCAATAACCGGACTGATGCGCGTTTTCATGTCGAAAAGTAAGTCTTTCGCCGTTTTCTTCCTAATTTCCAGCTTTTGACCAATCTCTCACGTCATTCATCAATGAATCGTTTCCTCTACTGGTTACTTCTGTTGCCTGCATCATCGCTCTGGGCACAATCTTCGCCGAAAAACCCTCCTACGCTGACCGTCGAAACCATCATGCAGGACCCAAAAAGCTGGGTCGGCACATCGCCAACAAATCCATTCTGGTCCGACGACTCCAGAACGCTCTATTTTAACTGGAACCCCAGCCAGGCCAAAGGCGACTCCCTTTATAAAGTGACCATCCATCGGGATACCCGCAAAAAAACAGTCACAGCCTCGGAGCCGATCAAAGTCAGCCCCAGTGAGCGCCGGGCGCTGCCAACGCCACCCGTATCGACCTACAACCGCGCCTACACCCAGCGGCTATTTGATCGGCAGGGCGACTTGTTTCTGCTCGACGTTAAGTCGGGTTCGGTTCGTCAACTGACCAATACGGTCGAGAACGAAATAGATCCTACGTTCTCGAGTGATGAGCAAAAGGTCGTGTTTCGGCGAAGCGGGTCCAACTTGTTCAGCATCGACCTGAAAACCGGCGAGTTAACCCAGCTTACCGACTTCCGCACGGGCGCTAAAAAAGCGGAACCCAAATTGACCGACGAAGAGAAATTTCTGAAGCAGAATCAACTCCAGCTGTCGTCGGTACTAAAAGAACGTAAGGAGAAAAAGGATGAGGCCGACCGGATCAGCAAGGCCGACCGGCCCAAACGCGCGAAGGAAATTTACCTCGACGACAAAACGGTCGTCAATCCGCAGCTCAGCCCCGATGGTCGTTTCGTGACCTATCGCCTAACGAAGCCTGCAACCGGCGTAAAGAACACGCAGGTACCCAATTACGTAACTGAATCGGGCTATACAGAAGAGATTCCGGCCCGGACAAAAGTAGGCGCACCGGCGGCCAGCCAGGAATTTTTCGTTTATGATTTAGCCAAAGACACCGTTCGGGCGGTGTCGGTAAAAGACATTCCAGGCATCATGGACAAACCGGCTTATCTGCAATCGGCCGGTAAAGCAAAAGCCGACACAGCTAAAAAGATGCGTCCGGTGGTAATCAGTGGGCCTGTTTGGTCAGATGATGGCAAGATGTGTGTGGTTGTGGTCCGGTCGCTGGATAACAAAGATCGCTGGATTATGCGCTTCGTACCGGAAACGCTGAAGCTTTCCCTCCTCGACCGTCAGCATGAAGATACCTGGATTGGCGGGCCGGGCATCGGTTCGCTTAATTCGCCGGGCAACATGAACTTTCTGGCAGATAACCAAACGCTCTGGTTTCAGTCGGAAGCAGACGGTTACTCACATATCTATACGGTCAATGTGCTCACAGGCGAACGCAGGCAGCTAACGGCGGGCAAGTTTGAAGTACAGCAGGTTCAGCTATCAAAAGACAAAACGCATTTTTTCCTGCAAACCAACGAAGTCCATCCGGGCGAGCAGCATTTTTACCGGATGCCGGTAAGCGGTTCGCGACCCGAACGAACCCGTTTGACGAACATGACGGGTGCCAATGAGGTAGTCCTTTCGCCAGACGAAACCCTGATGGCCGTGCGGTATTCTTCCAGCAATCAACCCTGGGAGTTGTATTTAATGGATGTTAACCAGCCGACCCCTAAACGGGCGGCTTCTCAGCCGGCGCAGATGGCGGGTGTGTCTGCACCCCTTAAATTAACCAACTCGCCAACCGAAGCCTTCAACGCATATCCCTGGCAGGAACCGGCCCTTGTCACCATTCCGGCTCGCGATGGGCAACAAATCTATGCCCGCCTGTATAAAGCGAAAACGCCAACCGGTAAAGCCGTTGTGTTTGTACACGGGGCTGGTTATTTACAGAACGCGCATAAATGGTGGAGCCAGTATTCGCGGGAATACATGTTCCACAACCTACTGACTGACAGAGGCTATACCGTCCTTGACATCGACTACCGGGCCAGTGCCGGTTACGGCCGCGACTGGCGAACGGGCATTTATCGGCACATGGGTGGCAAAGATTTGGAAGATCATGTCGATGCGGCCAAGTGGCTGGTTGAAACCCAGGGCGTTGATGCCAAACGGATCGGTATTTACGGCGGATCGTATGGGGGTTTTATTACGTTGATGGCCATGTTTACGACGCCCGACGTCTTTAAAGCGGGGGCGGCTCTACGACCCGTAACTGACTGGGCAGCCTACAATCACCCCTACACCGCCAATATTCTGAACGAACCACAGAACGACTCGCTTTCTTACCGTCGCTCCTCGCCTATCTATTTTGCTGAAGGCCTGAAAAACTACCTCCTCATTTGCCACGGCATGGTCGATGTGAATGTTCACTTTCAGGACACCGTACGGCTCATGCAGCGCCTGATCGAACTCAAAAAAGACAATTGGGAAGTAGCGGCCTACCCCATGGAAGACCACGGCTTTGTAGAACCCACAAGCTGGATGGACGAGTACAAACGAATTTTGAAACTGTTTGACGAGCGGTTATGACGGAGTACGGTTTGTGGTTTAGAAGTTTACGGTTAGCTGACGCACGTGTTGCTGGCGCGAATGTGGACCGGGGGACACAGGCCACGAACAAGGTAGAGTTCGTGGTTGGTGCTATATCCACATACCGTGGTCCGTGAGGACACGGACCACTTTCGCGTCAGCAATTCATGCGTCAGCCAACCGTAAACCGTAAACCGTAAACCGTAAACCTCTAAACCGTAAACCCTACTCCACCAACACGCGAATCACCGATTGGCGAGCGTTGGCATTTAGTTTTAGCAAATAGCTTCCGGTGGCAACGCCTGTCAGTGGCCATTCGGCTTGCTTCTTACCCGTAAAAGCAGGTATATGTTGTGCCATGACTGTCCGGCCCGACGCGTCCAGTAACTGAACGGTCACCATAGACCGCTCATCTTGTTCAACTTCAATGCGCAGCCGATCGACAATTGGATTCGGCACCACCCGAACCGACAGCGAGGAAGGGGGTTCAGCCAGGGCCGTCAGCACGAAATTGATGGCGTCTGATGGCGGTGAAGCACACCCATTGGCGGTCACAACCACATAATACTGGCCGCTCTGATACGGCACTAACGATGGCCCCGTCGCATTGGGAACGGGCTTACCTGGATCGCCACCCGCGCGAATGTACCATTGAATACCAGCCATCGGGTCCGTCAACAGCGTACCACTTCCCGTTTGTGTAACGAGTGGCTTAGCTGGCAAAGGGTATTGCGCTTTTATAGGCACAAACAGCGTATTGGTTGAGCACTGGTTGCTATCGACAACACTTACCGTATAAGTACCCTCGGTCAAGGTGGCTTGGGTAGCCGTAAAGGTTTTCAGGGTGTCCCGGCGCTCGGTAGTCCAGTAAAATTTAAATGGCTTCGTGCCACCCGCCACCTGCACCGTCGCCTGGCCATCCTGCCCGCCCGTGCAGGTCACATCTTTAATCGTACCCGCCGATAGCGTAATGGCAGCTCCGTCTGTCACTACGGCCACAATAGAATCTGTGCAACCAACTTCATCAGCGACCCGCAGCCGATATGTATTTGGTCGAAGGCCATTGATCTGGCTCTCCGTTTGGTAAGGCTGACCAATAACCTGATACTGCCTAACCGTACCAGTCCCTCCTGTCGTTGTGAATTTTACGGCTCCAGTTGGGCAAACACAGCAGGTGGCCGCCAGGGAAACAACCTGAGCCTTCAGCGGTTCGGCTACCCCTACCGCCACCGAAACAAGGCTTGTACACCCATTCGCATCGGTACCCACAACAGTATAGTCGCCCACCGCCAGGCCGGTGAAGACATTGCTGGTTTGTGGCGTTTTTCCCGTAGAAAGTTGATAGCGGGTAGCGCCTGTTCCGCCCGTAGGTGTCACTTTGATGGAGCCGCTGTTCGGGCCGAAGCAGTTGACGGCTCCGGCCACGGCAGTCAATGTCAGGGGAGCAGGTTGTTCAACAACCACTGTTTTTTTCCCCTGACAGCCATTTCCATCAATCACCGTTATTTCGTATGTGTTTGCCGCCAGGCCCGTAAATTGTGTTCCTGTTTGCACAGGGCCCGTTCCTAGCTGATACTGATACGTTCCGGCCCCACCGGTAGCCGATACCGTAACAATGCCATCCGCCGAACCCGTACAACGGGCGGGCTTCATATCCAGTTTAATATCAAAAGGAGCCGGCGAACCAATCCGAACATCCTGAAAAAATATGCAATTGTTTTTATCCGTCACCCCCAACGAATAGGTTGTATTCGCCTTCAGGTTTATGAAGGTGCCACTTACCTGAGGAGCTCCTAAATCAAGGAGATACCGGTAATCGCCAACCCCACCGAAGGCAACGGCTAACAGAGCACCATCTGCCCCCCCAAGGCACTTCGGGAGTACGACTGAAACACTAGCACTCAATGCTGGGGGCTGTTTCACCTCAACCGTCGCCTGAGCAATGCAACCAATGGCGTCTTTAACCGCCACGGTATAGGTGCCTGCGGTTAGGTTCCCAAACGCAGTGTTGGTTGTCTGAAAGGATTGTCCATTAAATTGATACTGAAGCGCACCCGTCCCACCGGTAGCATTGATGGCTACCTGACCGTCTTTTCCGCCATTGCATAGCGTAGACAACGAAGTGGGTGTCAGCACAATTGGCGTATAAACCTGTACGGTGCCCGTAGCAGTCGTTGTTGTTACGCTGGTGGCGGTACCACTGCCAGGACTGGTATTGGGAACGTCACAGAAGGCGGTGTAGGTCGTTGTTTTTCCTGGTGTTACCGTGATAGTTGCCCCGGTCTGCGTTGTCGACCAGCGAATAGAGCCATTGGCTGGACAACCTGAAGCAGTCAGATCGGTTTTGGTTCCTGCACAAACGGTTGCGGAGGTCACCGATACGGCTAATGCGCTGGGGGCCTGATTTTCTCCATCGTCAATTGCCCACGCAGTCGTACTTAAGCTGAGTAACGTAAACAAACCGAGTAAGGTTAGTCGGTTTATTTGCTTAAAAAACAAGAAAAAGACTTGTACAGATTGATTCATAACGAAGCTGTTTTCGCAGGCACAAATGTAGGTTACAAGCCATCATCATAGGCAGGTGGCCACGTGTTTATTAGTTTTCGGTGAGCGGGCAGTCAGGGAGAATGCGTCACACAGTAAAAAGGCCACCCAGGCAGAGTCTGGATGGCCTTCTTGTGTTTACCCAATTTTAAAGCATGCACCCCACATCAACGCGTGGGGAATCTAGTAAAAAAGACCCCAGTCATCCGGGGCATCGTTATCTTTATCAAAGCTGTTTACCCATTCGACAAACAACAGCCTGAACTGTTCAATTTCCTCGCGCAGCACATTCAGATAAGCCGTTTGGGTTAGCTTTTCGGCTTTGCAATACGATGTTTGAGCCAATAATTCGCGGGCATGCATTTTTATAATGACCGCGTTTTCCATCCGCAATGTATATAAATCACCCCCTTCGGCCCCAACGATTTTCGGCGCCAGCATCATCGCGTTCGCCAGCATCTGCTCATGCATCATCAGGACATCCTCTTCCTTATTAATGGTTTCGACGATGGCTTGCGTCAGCTCCATTAACTCGTTGGCCTTCCGAAGAATAGGCAAGTTTTTGATGCGCCGGTTTTCGGCCTCCATCTCGGCACGGGCTTCTTCAGGGTCATAGTCCTCGTCGAAACCATCCCAGTCCATGAAGCTATCGTCGTCGTCTTCGTCGTCAAAGTTCATTACAAAATGGGCAGAGTGAATAAACGCCTTCTGATTGCCAAAGTAACACAATCGTTAACCAAAAACAAACCCCCGCGGTCTAAAAAGCTGTCAGCAGCGTATTCCACTGCCCCTTTAAGCCACCCGCAGAAAGCAACCTCCTTCAGCCGCTGGCATCCCTACTACTCAGCGGGAACGCTTTCTGCCAGGCGCGTTCAGTTGGTACATGATTTGACGGCACATACTAGCATTTTCGAGAAAACAGACTCGCAAATCGAACAAAAACGTAGGCAACCTGTATATTTGTTGGGTTTACAAGTTGCTTTCCCACTGTATAGAATGACGTATTGTTTAGGAATTAAAGTCGCATCGGGCTTAGTTGCCATCGCAGACAGACGATTAACTTCGGGCTCCGAAGTGTCGTCTAACCGGAAAATTTCGGTGCACGAAGTCGAGAATCACTCTCTATTTATCATGACATCGGGTTTGCGTTCCGTACGCGATAAAGCGATTACCTACTTCAAAGAAGTATTGGCCGAACAAGATCGCTCATTCAATAAACTTTATAAAGCGGTAAATGCCTTTGGGGAACAGGTAAAACGAGTGGCCCAGGAGGATAAAACATCCATTGTTGCCAGCGGGTTGAATTTCAATCTGAACGCCATCGTAGGCGGGCAGTTGGAAGACGATGAAGAACACAAGCTCTTCATGCTGTATCCCGAAGGAAACTGGGTGGAGGTGGATCAAGGGTCACCCTTTAAAATAATCGGCAATTCCGGCTATGGTAAGCCGCTGTTATTCAGAAATCTATCGTATGAATCCAGCATGGCAGATGCGCTGAAAATCGGTTTTCTGGCGTTTGATGCAACCCGGGTTAGTGCCAATGATGTGGACTATCCGTTAGACGTCGTGGTTTATCCAAAGGATAGTTTTCACATGACCGAATACCGGCTTGAGAAAGAAGATATGGACGAAATATCTCACCAATGGAGTGCTTTACTGGGCAATTCGGTGCGTAAAGTGCCAACCTATTGGATGGACCCTATTTTTGAGAAAGTACGTTCTACGAAAAAATGATACCATTAAGATGTATGATGTAAGATATATGATGTATCCTATACCATACATCATATATCTTACATCGTTCATCATGCAGCTTCACGTTCGGCATAAATCCGAATATACATACGACAGCCCCGTGGCCCTGAGTCCACAAATGCTCTACCTGTACCCCCGGACCTATCCTTACCAGCGGTTGCTGAATTATGAACTGCTGATCGATCCGCAACCCGCGCGGGTCGTACGCAATGTTGATGTGGAAGGGAATATTCAGCAGGTGGTCTATTTCAACCACCCAACGAAGCACCTCAGGGTAGTGGCTGACATAGAACTTCAGTCCGACGATTTCAATTCATTCGATTTTGTTTTATATCCATTTGATACGAAGCGGGTACCTTTTCGATACCCGAAAGCCATTGACGATCTACTGCAGCCTTATCTGGAGCAGGTAGGCGTTTCAGATCGTGTCAGAAACTGGGCCAGGGAACTGGCGGCCGGCGCCAACTGGCAGACAACGGGCTTTTTGATCGCCCTAAACCAGGCTCTTCGAAAATTTACGTACGAAATTCGTGAAGTAGGGGCTCCGTTTCCACCCGAGCAAACCTTAACCCTTCGCAAAGGCTCATGCCGGGATTATACAACGCTATTTATGGCCGCCTGCCGGAGTCTGGGCATTGCGGCCCGTTTCGTGAGCGGCTATTTATTCGGAAATCCGCAGCAGGAGCACCAACTCCACGCCTGGGCCGAGGTCTATTTGCCGGGAGCCGGCTGGCGGGGATTCGACCCTACCGAAGGATCACTCGTGCTGAATCGGCACATTTTTCTGACCTCGACTGCTAAGCCCGAATTAGCGGCTCCCATTAGCGGAACATTTAAAGGGCGGGCCAACTCCACCTTACGTTCCGAACTGCTCTTCGTATAAAATCCCGGTTATAAGCTCACCTTTGCTTGAACTTTACAAGGCCTGAACACCTATTGCTGACGCTCGATCGACTATCTTTGCATACTTATCTACCTTTATTTACCCAACCCAAAACGTGGCATTAATTAAGTCTATTTCCGGGATTCGAGGGACGATTGGGGGGCGCAGCGGAGACGGACTGACCCCTTTGGATGTTGTTAAATTTACAGCAGCATTTGGTCAATGGCTCCGGCAACGTAATCCCGAACGCCAGTCGGTTGTTATTGGCCGCGATGGCCGCTTGTCAGGCGAGATGGTTTCCAAACTGGTGGCCGCTACCCTACAGGGGCTTGGCCTTAATGTGATCGATCTGGGTCTGTCCACCACGCCTACGGTTGAACTGGCCGTAGCTGGCGAAGGCGCGGCTGGTGGTATTATTCTGACAGCCAGCCACAACCCGATTCAATGGAACGCCCTCAAACTGCTCAATGAAACCGGCGAATTTATTTCCGCGCAGGATGGGGCCGACGTGCTGGCCATGGCCGACAGTGAATCCTTTGACTTTGCAGAGGTTCGTAAATTAGGCAAATACACCGCGGATAACACCTGGCTTCAAAAACACATTGACCAAATTCTGGCCCTGCCTCTGGTTGATCGGAATGCCATTGCTACCCGAAACTTCCGAGTTGTTGTCGATGCGGTCAACTCAACCGGCGGCATTGCGGTCCCCATGCTGCTGGAGGCACTCGGCGTTGAGCAGATCACGAAGCTGCATTGTGAACCCACCGGCAATTTTGCCCATAATCCAGAGCCACTTCCCGAAAACCTGCGCGACATTATTAAAGAAATGGAGAAAGGCAATGCCGATCTGGGTATTGTGGTTGATCCTGATGTCGACCGGCTGGCGCTAATTTGTGAAGACGGTTCAGCGTTTGGCGAAGAGTATACGCTGGTTGCGGTTGCCGATTATGTGCTAAAAAACAAACCCGAAGGCAAGGCAGGGAATACAATTTCCAATATGTCGAGCACGGTTGCGCTACGCGACGTAACCCGGAAGTACGGAGGTCAGCATTTTGCCTCTGCAGTAGGCGAAGTGAACGTGGTGGAAATGATGAAAGAGAAAGATGCCGTAATTGGTGGCGAGGGGAATGGCGGAATCATTTACCCCGACCTGCACCACGGCCGCGACGCACTCGTAGGCATCGCCCTTTTCCTGACGCATCTGGCAAAATTTGGGAAGTCGGCCTCTATGCTGCGCCGAATTTACCCGAACTACTATATTTCCAAAAACAAGATCGAGCTAACACCCGATATCAATGTCGATGCGGTGCTGGATCGAATTCAGGCTAAATACGCCAAGAATCCCATCAATACCATCGATGGAGTCAAAATCGAGTTTGATAAGGAATGGGTTCATCTTCGGAAATCGAATACCGAGCCGATCATTCGTATTTATTCAGAATCTGACACACTGGCAACGGCCGATCACCTGGCCGGTAAAATCATCAATGATATTCGGGAAGTGCTAGCCGAAAATCGCCAGTTGTAACTAATCTGCAGCATCTAATTAGCCTACTAAAAAAGGCCATTCTACCTAGAGTGGCCTTTTTTTATTGCCTAACGGCAACCCCCATCTTGTGGAATAAACTACTCAATACAAGACAGGCTCCGTTTAAAACAAACGAATAATAAATAGTTAATCTATTTATTATCAGATGAATACCACAGAACAAAACAGTATGGCATAGTTTTTAATAAGTGTAAGTAATCCCAAAACGAAATTCAAAACGAACAGAATTATGAGCTTTATAAGAGGTGTATTAGCAGGCTTGGCTATTGGTTATCTGACAGCTCCCCGGAGTGGCAAAGAAACCCGTGAAAAATTGACCCAAAATGTCAATGATTTACAGAGCCAATGGGAAGAGGGCGTTTCGCAAGTGAAATCGCAGGTCGACAAACTGGTTGGTAAGGCCGAAACAACGGCAAACCAGTATGCTAATAAAGCTGAGAATAAAGTCGATCAGTTGAAGAACGAAGCTCAGTCGAGCTATAATCAGGATCGTGCTAAGACAGCCTATAACAACAAAGTTGATGATGCCGCCGACGCAACGAAAGCAGGCATCAACAACGTAGAGGATGCGTTGAAGCTGAATTAACGGTTTCATATCGATAATAAATAAGCCCGGCTTGCTTGCAAGCCGGGCTTATTTATGCCGAATTAGTTAATCAAGCTTATTTGATTGTAATTGGCAGTTCGATATGTTCCCAACGAAGTAAGACGCCCTTACCGGTTACATCATATACCAGTCGCTCGTTCATCTGGGCAGTTTTGACAGGTTTCGCCATGACGCGCAAGACGTCCTGTCCCTGGTCGTATTTAAAAGCCCCCCACTGGTTCGCTACTTTGTTGAAAATAACGGTCCATTCGTTTTCTCCAGGGATGGTAAAGAAGCCATATTTACCGGCTGGCAACGACTTCCCTTCCACCGTAATATCCTTATCAGTTTCGAAGGTCGTAGCCTCGTTAGCGCCCGAGCGC
It encodes:
- a CDS encoding HAD-IA family hydrolase, with amino-acid sequence MDGLLVDSEPHWRAMERVVFDTVGLYLTDEECKQTTGMPILEVVRYWFAKAPWSEEAAAGRSLENLADAITEGVHDRIARLAEPMPGAIETLQFFVSRGIPTAIASASPMSLIEVVVNRLGIRDALTLWHSATLEARNKPAPDVYLGTARKLNVSPANCLTFEDSGSGLTSAYSAGMRTVAVPAAFEYGDPKFAVADLIIPSLTAFTAEAFSLLLTKDQES
- a CDS encoding YciI family protein translates to MIKIQSDSIGWPSKDGILLTETIGYLMKYIVHAYDHTGPGALDRRMAVRPAHLAYVRQLKEKGQFVLGGALLNPEQTMIGSMLILDLDSEADLQDYLKTDPYIVEGVWENMDVKPFRQADV
- a CDS encoding nucleotidyltransferase domain-containing protein, encoding MKTRISPVIDPIVRAFKKAMQEFYGDRLCDVILYGSYARGDYDEESDIDFMIVLVDDV
- a CDS encoding prolyl oligopeptidase family serine peptidase; the protein is MNRFLYWLLLLPASSLWAQSSPKNPPTLTVETIMQDPKSWVGTSPTNPFWSDDSRTLYFNWNPSQAKGDSLYKVTIHRDTRKKTVTASEPIKVSPSERRALPTPPVSTYNRAYTQRLFDRQGDLFLLDVKSGSVRQLTNTVENEIDPTFSSDEQKVVFRRSGSNLFSIDLKTGELTQLTDFRTGAKKAEPKLTDEEKFLKQNQLQLSSVLKERKEKKDEADRISKADRPKRAKEIYLDDKTVVNPQLSPDGRFVTYRLTKPATGVKNTQVPNYVTESGYTEEIPARTKVGAPAASQEFFVYDLAKDTVRAVSVKDIPGIMDKPAYLQSAGKAKADTAKKMRPVVISGPVWSDDGKMCVVVVRSLDNKDRWIMRFVPETLKLSLLDRQHEDTWIGGPGIGSLNSPGNMNFLADNQTLWFQSEADGYSHIYTVNVLTGERRQLTAGKFEVQQVQLSKDKTHFFLQTNEVHPGEQHFYRMPVSGSRPERTRLTNMTGANEVVLSPDETLMAVRYSSSNQPWELYLMDVNQPTPKRAASQPAQMAGVSAPLKLTNSPTEAFNAYPWQEPALVTIPARDGQQIYARLYKAKTPTGKAVVFVHGAGYLQNAHKWWSQYSREYMFHNLLTDRGYTVLDIDYRASAGYGRDWRTGIYRHMGGKDLEDHVDAAKWLVETQGVDAKRIGIYGGSYGGFITLMAMFTTPDVFKAGAALRPVTDWAAYNHPYTANILNEPQNDSLSYRRSSPIYFAEGLKNYLLICHGMVDVNVHFQDTVRLMQRLIELKKDNWEVAAYPMEDHGFVEPTSWMDEYKRILKLFDERL
- a CDS encoding T9SS type A sorting domain-containing protein, whose product is MNQSVQVFFLFFKQINRLTLLGLFTLLSLSTTAWAIDDGENQAPSALAVSVTSATVCAGTKTDLTASGCPANGSIRWSTTQTGATITVTPGKTTTYTAFCDVPNTSPGSGTATSVTTTTATGTVQVYTPIVLTPTSLSTLCNGGKDGQVAINATGGTGALQYQFNGQSFQTTNTAFGNLTAGTYTVAVKDAIGCIAQATVEVKQPPALSASVSVVLPKCLGGADGALLAVAFGGVGDYRYLLDLGAPQVSGTFINLKANTTYSLGVTDKNNCIFFQDVRIGSPAPFDIKLDMKPARCTGSADGIVTVSATGGAGTYQYQLGTGPVQTGTQFTGLAANTYEITVIDGNGCQGKKTVVVEQPAPLTLTAVAGAVNCFGPNSGSIKVTPTGGTGATRYQLSTGKTPQTSNVFTGLAVGDYTVVGTDANGCTSLVSVAVGVAEPLKAQVVSLAATCCVCPTGAVKFTTTGGTGTVRQYQVIGQPYQTESQINGLRPNTYRLRVADEVGCTDSIVAVVTDGAAITLSAGTIKDVTCTGGQDGQATVQVAGGTKPFKFYWTTERRDTLKTFTATQATLTEGTYTVSVVDSNQCSTNTLFVPIKAQYPLPAKPLVTQTGSGTLLTDPMAGIQWYIRAGGDPGKPVPNATGPSLVPYQSGQYYVVVTANGCASPPSDAINFVLTALAEPPSSLSVRVVPNPIVDRLRIEVEQDERSMVTVQLLDASGRTVMAQHIPAFTGKKQAEWPLTGVATGSYLLKLNANARQSVIRVLVE
- a CDS encoding peptidase, which encodes MTYCLGIKVASGLVAIADRRLTSGSEVSSNRKISVHEVENHSLFIMTSGLRSVRDKAITYFKEVLAEQDRSFNKLYKAVNAFGEQVKRVAQEDKTSIVASGLNFNLNAIVGGQLEDDEEHKLFMLYPEGNWVEVDQGSPFKIIGNSGYGKPLLFRNLSYESSMADALKIGFLAFDATRVSANDVDYPLDVVVYPKDSFHMTEYRLEKEDMDEISHQWSALLGNSVRKVPTYWMDPIFEKVRSTKK
- a CDS encoding transglutaminase family protein; the encoded protein is MQLHVRHKSEYTYDSPVALSPQMLYLYPRTYPYQRLLNYELLIDPQPARVVRNVDVEGNIQQVVYFNHPTKHLRVVADIELQSDDFNSFDFVLYPFDTKRVPFRYPKAIDDLLQPYLEQVGVSDRVRNWARELAAGANWQTTGFLIALNQALRKFTYEIREVGAPFPPEQTLTLRKGSCRDYTTLFMAACRSLGIAARFVSGYLFGNPQQEHQLHAWAEVYLPGAGWRGFDPTEGSLVLNRHIFLTSTAKPELAAPISGTFKGRANSTLRSELLFV
- the glmM gene encoding phosphoglucosamine mutase: MALIKSISGIRGTIGGRSGDGLTPLDVVKFTAAFGQWLRQRNPERQSVVIGRDGRLSGEMVSKLVAATLQGLGLNVIDLGLSTTPTVELAVAGEGAAGGIILTASHNPIQWNALKLLNETGEFISAQDGADVLAMADSESFDFAEVRKLGKYTADNTWLQKHIDQILALPLVDRNAIATRNFRVVVDAVNSTGGIAVPMLLEALGVEQITKLHCEPTGNFAHNPEPLPENLRDIIKEMEKGNADLGIVVDPDVDRLALICEDGSAFGEEYTLVAVADYVLKNKPEGKAGNTISNMSSTVALRDVTRKYGGQHFASAVGEVNVVEMMKEKDAVIGGEGNGGIIYPDLHHGRDALVGIALFLTHLAKFGKSASMLRRIYPNYYISKNKIELTPDINVDAVLDRIQAKYAKNPINTIDGVKIEFDKEWVHLRKSNTEPIIRIYSESDTLATADHLAGKIINDIREVLAENRQL
- a CDS encoding YtxH domain-containing protein, whose translation is MSFIRGVLAGLAIGYLTAPRSGKETREKLTQNVNDLQSQWEEGVSQVKSQVDKLVGKAETTANQYANKAENKVDQLKNEAQSSYNQDRAKTAYNNKVDDAADATKAGINNVEDALKLN
- a CDS encoding DUF2911 domain-containing protein, giving the protein MKTTSIKRLMVLTLAGVLMSLTTWAQGDKANRPSPPAMASGKVNGATITINYSSPSVKGRPVWDAGSTLAPYGKVWRSGANEATTFETDKDITVEGKSLPAGKYGFFTIPGENEWTVIFNKVANQWGAFKYDQGQDVLRVMAKPVKTAQMNERLVYDVTGKGVLLRWEHIELPITIK